The Chondrinema litorale genome includes the window TTGAATTTCATCTCTATGATTATTGCTTGATATTGTTTTGGTTTTAACTACTTCGCCCACCATATTTCTGAGATAGACAAAACTATTTTGCTCAAAATGGCTAGCTGCAATATAAAGTATTGTACTTGCCGGATTAGGATAAACCATAAACTCAATATTGTCTTCCTGCTGATCTGTAGAAGTAACCAAAGAAATAGTCAATGTGTTACTATATGGTGATGGAACGCTATTATTGTACGCTCTCATTCTATAGGAATAAGTGGTATTTGGACTTAAAGTAGTATCTCTATAAGAAGTAGTATTTGCAGGTAAAATGAAACTTGTTATAACTGAGAAAAAAGAGTCTACTGACCTTTCTAAAATAAAGCTTGTTTCGGTATCATCTTCATGTATCCAATTTAAATCTACTGAAGTTGCTGAAACATTAGAATAACTTAAACTTTCTGGTGCATTTGGTGGAATAAAATCAACCAATGTGTTTAATGTAGTATTAGTTGCGATTGCCGGATTAAAATCAAAATAGATATAAGCAGTGTTAGTAATCTCAGTAAAATCTGGAAGATTTTCTTTTGGTTTAATTCGATACTTTACAAAACCATGGCTTGCTTTTTCATTAGCATTGCTATCTGGTAAGAAAATATTATCGAAGTTAAAGATCAACTCATTAAATTTATTAATCTCAATGTTAAGAGAATCGCTGTGGCTCACCAATTCAAATGTTGACACATCTAAATCATTATCTAATTCATCTCTAATTTCGATATTATAAGCTGTATCATTCCCCGTATTTTGAAACCTAATGGTGTATTCTAAAAATTCATTTTTGAGTGTATAATTCTCACCTTTTACTCCTGTAGGTGTCACCAGTTTATCATTGGGGTCATAAGTGCAATTTACAATTTGAGTAACAGTCTTTTCTTCTGTAATAAGTTCATTTTCAAAAATAACCTCATTGGCAACCGTGTTCCCTAAATTTGTGAAGTCTGGAGCTTTAAAAGTGATTTCTATCTTTCCTTGCTCTGTAGGATTCAAATTTTCAATCTGCCAAATAATGGTACTATCCGTAAAACTGAGTGGGGTTAAAGAGCTTTCTATAAGCGTGAACTTAGTGTCAAAATTTAGTGTAATTTCACTTTGGTCTAGTGTAAAAGAACTATTATTTTTATAAGTCAATGTATATACTACGTCTTCTTGGCACCTTACCCTTGGGTTATTTATATCTAGTACTACAGCAGTATCTTGAACAACAGTAACTAAACCAAATAAATAATCAGTAGCATCATCTTCCTCCAAGTTAATTTGGTAAGTACTGTCTGTGGTAAATGTCCATTTTTCTCCTGAAATTAAACCCAGATCGTAATTACCTAGAGGAACAGAATAATTAATTGCTCCGCTTTCATTGGAAATGGTTATCAGGTTTTCTGGTAACAGTGTGGATTTAAAACCAGTCAATCCAATTTCACCATCATCTAAAATCCCATTTTGGTTTCCATCGTAAAATACAGTGCCTTTAATTGAAGCATTATTTACGTCGCCTGTATATTCAACAGTCAAAATTTCGGAGTGCTTACTTTCACCACCACTTGGCTCAGCGTAATTGGCAATCAGTACATAATAGTAATCAAGTGCTTTAAATTCTATTCCTTCATTATAATCGATAAAAGTGGTATCGTTAATTGAAACTTCGCCTACTTTAATAAAATCAGCACCTTCTTCTTCAAAGTCAAAACAATCTATACTATCTGGCACAGAACCCGCAGCACGCCAAATACTCATGATTTCAGCAGTAGAATCGTTGTAAGATTCCCAAGAAAGATTAATCGTTTTATTATCCAAACCACGCTCTCCAATTGGTGCTGCAGGTGCCTCACCTAATATTTTAATTTTCCACTCTTTGGAGACTTCAACCAAATTGTTGGCACTTATTGAAATGATATATGAATCTTCTTGTATATCTTCTTTAGTTAAATTATTTAAATCTAATTTAAGTAAGTTTCTTATTTCGTTATTTTCTACATAGCTACTATCTGTAATTATTAACTTCCCCTGATCGATTAATTCACTTTTTATCTGGTAATCATAAGCTTTCGAGATAAGAATAAAATCTGATACGGAATCGTAATAATCTAAACAAATATCAGAAGGGCTTTCTATTTCTGGTGTAAATGAAGAAGGTATGTCATCCTCCACTAAAGAAGAAATGACTTGAAAATCACAATTAATAGAACTAATTAGTACACCATCTCTCCATTCATCTATGTAAAATGCGTAAGTAAATTCACCAACGTCTCCTGGCGCATCCCATGTAATTAAACCCGTTTCAGGATCAATCAAAAAAACAGCAGACCCCGAGCCATCTTCTCTTTCACCATTAAAATCAGGATGATCTGGATATTTATAACTATCTACATTTACTGCATTACCTTCTTCATCTAATCCTTGCTTACACACAGTAAATCTATAAGATAGACTATCGCCTTCTGCATCATAGCCAATTGGATTAAAAGTAAATTTTCTACCTGGGTATGCTAACATCCATATTTTATTAAGTAATTGGGGTGAAGTATTCATTCCCAATGCAGAGTTTATATTAAATATCGACTCTAAAAAGAAAGCTGTATTCCCTGAATTAGACATGTTACTTACAGCCGGATTTCTATTTTGTTCATAATAACTTACTTTATATTCACCTTCTGTAGGAAAAGTATGCTCCACTTGATACACCAATATTTCTGTAGGATCACCTTGATTGTCTGTATAGCCGTCTATAAACCCTAACGATTCTGGAACAACCAACTCTGGTTCTGCATTAGAATAACCAAATTCAAATGTACCCGGTTGAGGTGGTACACCTCCATTATCTCTGTATAAATAAACAGTAAATCTATATGTAAGAGAATTAGCAGAAATTCTTTCTCCGGTAAGATAACCACCTCTGATATGATTAGCATATAAGCTCCCCATACTCAATAAAAGTAAAGAGATTATGATAAACATCATTTGTAGGTTTGTAGTAACACGTAGTTTCATTGAATTTAATAGTTGTGATTTTACTTGACACTTTATCTTTTTAAACATAGCTAGGGTAATAACATCTTGCAAAGGTGTTAGAATAAGTTTCTTAAAATTTGAATTGAAATTAGCTTAGTACATTTCTAATCTTATTTCTAGAAATGTATTTTATTTTCAGATCATTACAAGCTTGTATATAATAGAGCCATTGTAAATTAAAAAAGTTGTA containing:
- a CDS encoding DUF7619 domain-containing protein; the encoded protein is MKLRVTTNLQMMFIIISLLLLSMGSLYANHIRGGYLTGERISANSLTYRFTVYLYRDNGGVPPQPGTFEFGYSNAEPELVVPESLGFIDGYTDNQGDPTEILVYQVEHTFPTEGEYKVSYYEQNRNPAVSNMSNSGNTAFFLESIFNINSALGMNTSPQLLNKIWMLAYPGRKFTFNPIGYDAEGDSLSYRFTVCKQGLDEEGNAVNVDSYKYPDHPDFNGEREDGSGSAVFLIDPETGLITWDAPGDVGEFTYAFYIDEWRDGVLISSINCDFQVISSLVEDDIPSSFTPEIESPSDICLDYYDSVSDFILISKAYDYQIKSELIDQGKLIITDSSYVENNEIRNLLKLDLNNLTKEDIQEDSYIISISANNLVEVSKEWKIKILGEAPAAPIGERGLDNKTINLSWESYNDSTAEIMSIWRAAGSVPDSIDCFDFEEEGADFIKVGEVSINDTTFIDYNEGIEFKALDYYYVLIANYAEPSGGESKHSEILTVEYTGDVNNASIKGTVFYDGNQNGILDDGEIGLTGFKSTLLPENLITISNESGAINYSVPLGNYDLGLISGEKWTFTTDSTYQINLEEDDATDYLFGLVTVVQDTAVVLDINNPRVRCQEDVVYTLTYKNNSSFTLDQSEITLNFDTKFTLIESSLTPLSFTDSTIIWQIENLNPTEQGKIEITFKAPDFTNLGNTVANEVIFENELITEEKTVTQIVNCTYDPNDKLVTPTGVKGENYTLKNEFLEYTIRFQNTGNDTAYNIEIRDELDNDLDVSTFELVSHSDSLNIEINKFNELIFNFDNIFLPDSNANEKASHGFVKYRIKPKENLPDFTEITNTAYIYFDFNPAIATNTTLNTLVDFIPPNAPESLSYSNVSATSVDLNWIHEDDTETSFILERSVDSFFSVITSFILPANTTSYRDTTLSPNTTYSYRMRAYNNSVPSPYSNTLTISLVTSTDQQEDNIEFMVYPNPASTILYIAASHFEQNSFVYLRNMVGEVVKTKTISSNNHRDEIQLDIANLPKGFYMLEFHSGNRKYFKKVIVE